Proteins found in one Paenibacillus dendritiformis genomic segment:
- a CDS encoding prolyl oligopeptidase family serine peptidase, protein MGKSSWKWMIAGCLLFGSMAPLAMAQEAGAATESAAELVPLRQAAESIGALVEWDQQTKTITVTFGDRVWTVDSASGRSEVNGTAVTLGAGSLQGKEKGLHYIAWGAMKEALQIQGKWVNGKVLADEADWKTRAAQFTVQWAALAEAPQEEAQLASLLTPELKEATKVAHLSRLAQQIIPMVGKPTQFVQASSDNDGVHQNVQVLFKTDKDLMLSLTLRYKENGLLNDVFYSYLPSGNYQPPAYDDASLYKEETIFIGDGQFKLPGTLTLPAAANAAGTYPVLVLVHGSGANDRDESIGAAKTFRDMAIGLAKEGIATIRYEKRTREYPVQSAAIPRFTVKEETVDDAVLAVKWAGQDKRLNKDRIYVLGHSQGGMLIPNIVKADTGNAIRGAVIAAGPSGPLEDLMIEQMERQLQYAKDNGQPAEVVAAAEGQLKMWQQMVAIIKDEQYTLDNLPANFPLPNASWWIDFRNHHGGEIAKDQKVPLFIIQGDNDVQVGKEHLDGWKKALQNRTNVQYKLYSKLNHVFVESDKPSTGQEYIIPGNVPEQVMKDIAAWIRSN, encoded by the coding sequence ATGGGAAAATCAAGCTGGAAATGGATGATCGCCGGTTGTCTATTATTCGGAAGCATGGCGCCGCTCGCGATGGCGCAAGAAGCCGGAGCGGCAACCGAATCCGCGGCTGAACTGGTGCCGCTGCGGCAAGCGGCGGAATCGATTGGGGCTCTCGTCGAATGGGATCAACAGACGAAGACGATCACCGTAACCTTCGGCGATCGGGTGTGGACGGTTGATTCCGCCAGCGGCCGTTCCGAGGTGAACGGAACAGCTGTCACGCTCGGTGCCGGCTCTTTGCAAGGCAAGGAGAAGGGACTGCATTACATCGCTTGGGGCGCCATGAAGGAAGCGCTGCAGATTCAAGGGAAGTGGGTGAACGGCAAGGTGCTCGCCGATGAGGCGGATTGGAAAACGCGCGCCGCCCAATTTACGGTCCAGTGGGCGGCCCTGGCGGAAGCGCCGCAAGAGGAAGCGCAGCTGGCCTCTCTCTTAACACCGGAATTGAAGGAAGCGACCAAGGTGGCACACTTGTCTCGCTTGGCGCAGCAGATCATCCCTATGGTCGGGAAGCCGACGCAATTCGTTCAAGCCTCCTCCGACAACGATGGCGTGCACCAAAACGTGCAGGTGCTGTTCAAGACGGACAAAGACTTGATGCTGTCACTTACGCTTCGTTACAAGGAGAACGGCCTGTTGAACGATGTATTCTACTCGTATCTCCCATCCGGGAACTACCAGCCGCCGGCCTATGACGACGCCTCCCTGTACAAGGAAGAGACGATTTTTATCGGCGACGGGCAATTCAAGCTGCCGGGCACATTGACCCTGCCGGCAGCAGCGAATGCGGCAGGCACATATCCGGTGCTCGTGCTGGTTCATGGCTCGGGGGCCAACGACCGGGACGAATCAATCGGGGCGGCCAAGACGTTCCGTGACATGGCGATCGGACTGGCCAAGGAAGGGATTGCTACCATCCGCTATGAGAAGCGGACACGGGAATATCCGGTTCAATCCGCAGCGATTCCGCGTTTCACCGTGAAGGAAGAGACCGTTGACGATGCGGTGCTGGCGGTGAAGTGGGCGGGTCAAGACAAGCGGTTGAACAAAGACCGCATCTATGTGTTGGGACATAGCCAGGGAGGCATGCTTATCCCGAATATCGTCAAGGCCGACACCGGGAATGCGATCCGTGGCGCTGTCATCGCGGCCGGTCCGTCCGGACCGCTCGAAGATTTGATGATTGAGCAGATGGAACGCCAGCTGCAATATGCCAAAGACAACGGCCAACCGGCGGAAGTCGTCGCGGCGGCAGAAGGACAATTGAAGATGTGGCAGCAGATGGTGGCCATCATCAAGGATGAGCAATACACACTTGACAATCTTCCGGCTAATTTCCCGCTGCCGAACGCTTCGTGGTGGATCGATTTCCGGAACCACCACGGTGGAGAGATCGCCAAGGATCAGAAGGTGCCGCTCTTCATCATCCAGGGGGACAATGACGTTCAGGTCGGCAAAGAGCATCTGGACGGATGGAAAAAGGCACTCCAAAACCGCACCAACGTCCAATACAAGCTGTATTCGAAGCTGAACCACGTCTTCGTGGAGAGCGACAAGCCGTCCACGGGCCAAGAATACATTATTCCAGGCAACGTGCCAGAACAAGTCATGAAAGATATCGCCGCCTGGATTCGCAGTAACTAG
- the mgrA gene encoding L-glyceraldehyde 3-phosphate reductase yields MVYQADSKRYDSMVYRRCGRSGLKLPAISLGLWHNFGGIDSFEKGRAMLRRAFDLGITHFDLANNYGPPAGSAELMFGQMLKEDFRPYRDQMIISTKAGYYMWEGPYGEWGSRKYLIASLDQSLKRMGLDYVDIFYSHRPDPDTPLEETMMALDQVVRQGKALYVGISSYDAEQTSEAIRILKELGTPLLIHQPSYSMLNRWIEDGLQDVLEEQGVGSIAFCPLQQGLLTNRYLHGIPEDSRAKKASGFLKEGEVSDQVLTKVRPLHEIAERRGQSLAQMALAWVLRGGKVTSALIGASRASQIEENVKALEQLAFTMEELADIEQVLQS; encoded by the coding sequence ATGGTATATCAAGCAGACTCGAAGCGTTATGATTCGATGGTTTACCGTCGCTGCGGCCGTTCGGGCTTGAAGCTGCCCGCGATTTCGTTGGGGCTGTGGCATAATTTCGGAGGCATCGATTCATTTGAGAAAGGACGGGCCATGCTGCGGCGCGCGTTCGATCTGGGAATTACGCATTTTGACCTGGCGAACAACTATGGTCCGCCGGCCGGTTCCGCCGAGCTGATGTTCGGGCAAATGCTGAAGGAGGATTTCCGTCCGTACCGGGATCAGATGATCATCTCGACCAAGGCAGGCTATTACATGTGGGAAGGCCCGTACGGAGAATGGGGATCGAGAAAATATCTCATCGCCAGTCTCGATCAAAGCTTGAAGCGGATGGGGCTGGACTATGTCGATATTTTCTATTCGCATCGTCCGGATCCGGATACGCCGCTGGAAGAGACGATGATGGCCCTCGACCAAGTTGTCCGCCAAGGGAAGGCGCTGTATGTGGGCATTTCCTCGTATGATGCGGAGCAGACGAGCGAAGCGATCCGGATTTTGAAGGAATTAGGCACGCCGCTGCTGATCCATCAGCCGTCCTACTCGATGCTGAACCGCTGGATCGAGGATGGCCTTCAAGATGTGCTGGAGGAACAAGGCGTAGGCAGCATCGCGTTCTGTCCACTGCAGCAAGGGCTGTTGACGAATCGTTACCTCCACGGGATCCCGGAAGATTCCAGAGCCAAAAAAGCTTCCGGATTTTTGAAAGAGGGAGAAGTGTCTGACCAAGTCCTCACCAAGGTTCGCCCGCTTCACGAGATCGCGGAACGCCGCGGCCAATCGCTGGCGCAGATGGCGCTTGCCTGGGTACTGCGCGGCGGGAAGGTCACTTCCGCCCTCATTGGCGCAAGCCGGGCTAGCCAGATCGAGGAAAATGTGAAGGCGCTGGAGCAGTTGGCGTTCACGATGGAAGAATTGGCTGATATCGAGCAAGTATTGCAATCTTAG
- a CDS encoding DUF6254 family protein, producing MTSPKHRRVNADKIRKQTPHSHGKVKSFRELAEE from the coding sequence ATGACCTCTCCGAAGCACCGGCGTGTTAATGCGGACAAAATCCGCAAACAAACTCCGCACTCCCACGGCAAAGTGAAATCGTTCCGCGAGCTGGCCGAGGAGTAG
- a CDS encoding tautomerase family protein, translating to MPLLRFDVIEGRNEQELRQLLDAAHEAMVEAFDVPHSDRYQIVHQHPAHEMIIEDTGLGFERTKNLVIISIVSKARTNAQKERLYALLTERLESACGISPDDVMISITENGAADWSFGRGEAQFLTGKL from the coding sequence ATGCCATTGCTGCGTTTTGATGTTATCGAGGGCCGGAACGAACAAGAATTGAGACAACTGCTGGACGCTGCCCATGAAGCGATGGTGGAGGCATTCGATGTGCCGCACAGCGACCGCTATCAGATTGTGCATCAGCATCCTGCCCATGAGATGATTATCGAGGATACGGGCTTGGGCTTCGAGCGAACCAAGAATCTGGTCATTATCAGCATCGTCAGCAAAGCGAGAACGAACGCCCAGAAGGAACGGTTGTACGCGCTGCTTACTGAACGGCTGGAGTCGGCCTGCGGAATATCGCCGGATGACGTGATGATTTCCATTACGGAAAACGGAGCGGCGGATTGGAGCTTTGGCCGCGGAGAAGCGCAATTTTTAACGGGCAAGCTATAA
- a CDS encoding DeoR/GlpR family DNA-binding transcription regulator: MREKRLQDIEDYIHSVGTASLDELCEHFNVSKNTIRRDISNILDKGTIQKVYGGVTSMSSHLIPFENRDITNSSAKTAIAKCAARFVEGNELIYIDSGTTTRSMVEYLPRVPKLTILTNSLDIINAAANLEHITLLTIGNSYKRDTKSFVGNDSLHILDKYNINKAFMAATGVSIESGLTNSDILEYEIKKKIVDKAQQVYLLADASKFGRSTLLTYAPFDKVDTLITSEPLSKEYQEYCDEHGIAVIAAEQESGTRGM, translated from the coding sequence ATGCGGGAGAAACGGCTGCAAGATATCGAAGATTATATCCATTCGGTAGGAACGGCCTCGTTGGACGAGCTGTGCGAGCATTTCAATGTTTCGAAAAACACGATTCGCCGTGATATCAGCAATATTTTGGACAAGGGGACGATTCAGAAGGTCTATGGCGGCGTCACCTCGATGTCCAGTCATCTGATTCCGTTCGAGAACCGGGATATTACGAATTCATCGGCGAAGACGGCAATTGCGAAGTGCGCGGCTCGATTTGTGGAAGGAAATGAATTGATATATATCGACTCCGGGACGACGACGCGCAGTATGGTGGAGTATTTGCCCCGGGTTCCGAAGTTGACCATTTTGACGAATAGTCTTGATATTATCAATGCGGCAGCGAATCTGGAACATATCACGCTATTGACGATCGGGAATTCCTATAAACGGGACACGAAATCGTTCGTCGGCAACGACAGCCTGCATATTCTCGACAAATACAATATTAACAAAGCGTTCATGGCGGCTACGGGCGTATCGATCGAGAGCGGATTGACGAACTCGGATATTTTGGAGTACGAGATTAAGAAGAAAATCGTGGACAAGGCGCAGCAGGTCTATTTGCTGGCCGATGCCTCCAAATTCGGGCGTTCGACGCTGCTGACCTATGCCCCGTTCGACAAAGTGGACACGCTGATCACTTCGGAGCCGCTGTCGAAGGAATATCAAGAGTATTGCGACGAACATGGAATTGCCGTCATTGCGGCGGAACAGGAATCAGGTACAAGGGGGATGTGA
- the iolA gene encoding methylmalonate-semialdehyde dehydrogenase: MNEIRKIKNYINGEWVESGTAHYESVYNPATKEVIAQVPLSTRAELDAAAAAAAKAFEEWKNVAVPRRARILFRYQQLLIEHREELARLITIENGKNLTEALGEVQRGIENVEFAAGAPTLMMGDSLSSIATDVEAVNYRYPIGVIGGIAPFNFPMMVPCWMFPMAIALGNTFILKPSERTPLLTEKLVELFTEAGLPKGVFNVVYGAHDVVNGILEHPAVKAVSFVGSKPVGEYVFKKGSENLKRVQALTGAKNHTIVLKDANLEETVTNVISAAFGSAGERCMACAVITVEEDISDEFIAMLRERAAGIKIGNGLEDGVFLGPVIREDNLKRTHQYIEKGIEEGAALLCDGRESASEDGYFVGPTIFDHVTTEMTIWKEEIFAPVLSIIRVKNLREAIKIANQSEFANGACLFTTNASAIRYFRENINAGMLGINLGVPAPMAFFPFSGWKSSFYGTLHANGKDSVDFYTRKKVVTARYPKPAFE, translated from the coding sequence ATGAACGAGATCAGAAAAATCAAGAACTACATCAATGGCGAATGGGTGGAGAGCGGCACGGCCCACTATGAAAGCGTATATAATCCGGCCACTAAGGAAGTGATAGCGCAGGTTCCGCTCTCGACAAGAGCCGAATTGGATGCGGCGGCTGCCGCCGCGGCGAAGGCATTCGAGGAATGGAAGAATGTAGCCGTTCCCCGACGGGCCAGAATTCTATTCCGCTACCAACAGCTGCTCATCGAGCATCGGGAAGAGCTGGCCCGGCTCATTACGATCGAAAACGGCAAAAACCTTACGGAAGCGCTTGGCGAGGTACAGCGCGGCATTGAAAATGTCGAGTTCGCCGCCGGAGCACCCACGCTGATGATGGGAGATTCCCTCTCCTCCATTGCGACAGATGTGGAAGCGGTGAACTATCGTTATCCGATCGGCGTCATTGGCGGCATCGCGCCATTCAATTTCCCGATGATGGTGCCGTGCTGGATGTTCCCGATGGCGATCGCGCTTGGCAATACGTTCATCCTCAAGCCTTCCGAGAGAACGCCGCTCCTAACGGAGAAATTGGTCGAGCTGTTCACGGAAGCCGGGCTGCCCAAAGGCGTATTCAACGTCGTCTATGGCGCGCATGACGTGGTGAACGGCATCCTTGAGCATCCGGCCGTCAAGGCCGTATCCTTCGTCGGCTCCAAGCCGGTAGGCGAATATGTGTTCAAAAAAGGAAGCGAGAACCTCAAGCGCGTACAAGCGTTGACCGGCGCCAAAAACCATACCATTGTGTTGAAGGATGCGAATCTGGAAGAGACGGTTACGAATGTCATCTCCGCCGCCTTCGGATCGGCCGGCGAACGATGCATGGCTTGCGCCGTCATCACGGTCGAGGAAGACATTTCCGACGAGTTCATCGCGATGCTGCGCGAACGTGCGGCCGGCATCAAGATCGGCAACGGGTTGGAAGACGGCGTGTTCCTCGGTCCCGTGATCCGCGAAGATAATCTGAAGCGGACTCATCAATATATCGAGAAAGGAATCGAGGAAGGTGCCGCCCTTCTGTGCGACGGCCGTGAATCGGCCTCGGAGGACGGTTATTTTGTCGGACCGACCATTTTCGACCATGTCACGACAGAGATGACCATTTGGAAGGAAGAGATTTTTGCTCCGGTGCTCTCGATCATTCGTGTCAAAAATCTAAGGGAAGCGATCAAGATTGCCAATCAATCGGAGTTCGCCAACGGGGCGTGCCTGTTCACGACCAATGCGTCCGCTATCCGCTATTTCCGGGAGAACATTAATGCCGGCATGCTCGGAATCAACCTGGGTGTTCCTGCGCCGATGGCCTTCTTCCCATTCTCGGGCTGGAAATCGTCGTTCTACGGCACCTTGCACGCGAACGGCAAAGACAGCGTCGATTTCTATACGCGAAAGAAAGTCGTGACGGCACGATATCCAAAACCAGCATTTGAATAA
- the iolC gene encoding 5-dehydro-2-deoxygluconokinase has translation MPHAMDNTKKYDLIAVGRACLDLNAVEYNRPMEETMTFSKYVGGSPANIAIGSAKLGLRAGFIGKIPDDQHGRFIQNYMSGAGVDTSHIVVDTEGRKAGLAFTEIKSPEECSILMYRDNVADLYLKPEEVSEAYIQQAKTLLVSGTALAQSPSREAVLQAIHYAKRHQIEIIFELDYRPYTWTSVHETSVYYTLVAEQADIVIGTRDEFDVMENRKGENEATVQYLFRHKPKLIVIKHGVEGSYAYTKAGEVYRGRAYKSKVLKTFGAGDSYAAAFLYALLSGKDIETALQYGSASAAVVVSRHSSSEAMPSVEEIEALIRANA, from the coding sequence ATGCCTCATGCGATGGATAACACCAAGAAATACGATCTCATCGCCGTTGGTCGCGCCTGTCTTGATTTGAATGCAGTGGAATATAATCGTCCGATGGAAGAGACGATGACGTTCTCCAAATATGTCGGGGGCTCCCCCGCGAACATCGCGATCGGAAGCGCCAAGCTGGGCTTGAGAGCCGGATTCATTGGCAAAATTCCCGACGACCAGCATGGGCGGTTCATTCAAAATTATATGTCCGGGGCGGGCGTCGATACATCCCATATAGTGGTCGATACGGAAGGCCGCAAAGCCGGTCTGGCTTTCACCGAGATTAAAAGCCCGGAAGAATGCAGCATCCTGATGTACCGCGACAATGTGGCTGATTTGTATTTGAAGCCCGAAGAAGTGAGCGAAGCTTATATTCAGCAAGCCAAGACGCTGCTGGTGTCCGGCACGGCGCTGGCGCAAAGCCCGTCCCGGGAAGCGGTCCTGCAAGCGATTCATTATGCCAAGAGACATCAGATCGAGATTATATTCGAACTGGATTACCGCCCTTATACCTGGACCTCGGTTCATGAGACGTCCGTATACTATACGCTGGTAGCGGAGCAAGCGGATATCGTCATCGGAACACGGGACGAGTTCGACGTGATGGAGAACCGCAAGGGCGAGAATGAAGCGACGGTTCAATATCTGTTCCGGCACAAGCCGAAGCTGATCGTCATCAAGCACGGCGTGGAAGGGTCCTATGCGTATACGAAAGCCGGAGAGGTGTACCGCGGCCGGGCCTACAAGAGCAAGGTGCTGAAAACATTCGGCGCAGGGGATTCCTACGCTGCGGCCTTCCTCTATGCCCTGCTGTCCGGCAAAGATATTGAGACCGCTCTCCAGTACGGCAGCGCTTCGGCAGCAGTTGTCGTCAGCCGGCACAGCTCCTCGGAAGCGATGCCTTCGGTTGAGGAGATTGAAGCGCTAATCCGTGCCAACGCGTAA
- the fba gene encoding class II fructose-1,6-bisphosphate aldolase, translating to MTFVPMTEMLQRALKENYAIGQFNINGMLWVQAILQAAEEARSPVILAASDRLIEYLGGFATIASMVKTVKEELEITVPVALHLDHGSSFSRCVQAIDAGFSSVMYDGSQLPIQDNISNTQKITAYAHAHGVSVEAEVGSVGGMEDGLVGGIRYADQSECERLVREAGVDALAPALGSVHGKYQGEPVLGFKEMQAIAEAVRIPLVLHGASGIPLPQLKRAIELGHAKVNYNTELVTAWAEAVRAVLEENPSLCEPRVIMMPAKEALVAKVKEKINELGSAGKA from the coding sequence ATGACATTCGTACCGATGACAGAGATGCTGCAACGCGCTCTGAAGGAAAACTATGCCATAGGGCAGTTCAATATTAACGGTATGCTGTGGGTTCAGGCCATTCTGCAGGCGGCCGAAGAAGCACGCTCTCCTGTCATATTGGCGGCTTCCGATCGATTGATCGAGTATCTGGGCGGATTCGCCACCATCGCATCCATGGTGAAGACGGTGAAGGAAGAGTTGGAGATTACCGTGCCGGTCGCGCTTCATCTCGATCACGGCTCCAGCTTCTCCCGCTGCGTGCAAGCGATTGATGCGGGATTCAGCTCGGTCATGTATGACGGCTCCCAGCTTCCGATACAGGATAATATTTCTAATACGCAAAAAATAACCGCTTACGCTCATGCTCACGGCGTATCCGTCGAGGCTGAAGTCGGATCGGTCGGAGGGATGGAGGACGGACTCGTTGGCGGGATCCGGTATGCCGATCAATCCGAGTGCGAACGCCTGGTCAGAGAAGCCGGCGTTGATGCCCTCGCTCCTGCGCTCGGCTCCGTTCACGGCAAGTATCAAGGCGAGCCCGTGCTGGGCTTCAAGGAAATGCAGGCCATTGCGGAGGCAGTGCGCATTCCGCTCGTGCTTCACGGCGCATCCGGCATTCCGCTTCCGCAATTGAAGCGCGCGATTGAACTGGGCCATGCGAAAGTCAACTACAATACGGAGCTGGTGACGGCTTGGGCCGAGGCAGTCCGGGCGGTACTGGAGGAGAACCCGTCTCTATGCGAGCCTAGAGTTATTATGATGCCTGCCAAGGAAGCATTGGTTGCCAAGGTGAAAGAAAAGATAAACGAACTGGGCTCTGCCGGCAAAGCGTAG